The Medicago truncatula cultivar Jemalong A17 chromosome 4, MtrunA17r5.0-ANR, whole genome shotgun sequence genome includes a region encoding these proteins:
- the LOC11446640 gene encoding G-type lectin S-receptor-like serine/threonine-protein kinase LECRK1 translates to MASTLALLSILFSIFFMLFTLIEATHNTTEKTQPIIIPLGSFLAPKGENTSWQSSSGHFAFGFYPKGNGFAVGIWLVNPSENTTTVVWTANRDAPAVSSKSMLNLTEQGLLLQNGNRDSAMNKDLRDDSEENLVSKASMHDSGNFVLYDENSTVIWQSFDHPTDTILGGQSLTAADDYLISSVSESDHSSGRFYLGVQGDRSVAAYPFYSFRSDEDAYWDSNTSHQMYGQQLSLDIKGFLCVNAAICDPLNRVYPYSSCTPESPDHHSQCFNHTNKPRKKSNNATSIYRATLDVDGNLRLYEHQFHFEGNNSSRVVMLWKALNETCLVKGFCGLNSYCTSNISSDAVCKCYPGFILSETKSNPKLPMDCVQKHSKDDCESSEGTALYNYTNFKNMSWGDIPYSVIPVMNMKTCEQACQEDCVCGGAIYTNTSCNKYRLPLIYGRVQNDSSTVSVALLKIRSSTTAIISPPTSNNTNVPKPEVVVESKRNLIMILSLTLGVVALICLVFAVSVFFTYRRQVNRYAMLSESEKLEFTEECSLRSFSFDELEKSTGGFSEEIGRGSFGVVYKGKRGNNNKSIAVKRLEERITDEGEREFQAEITAIARTHHRNLVKLVGFCIEGSKKLLVYEFVSKGSLANLLFEGETRLSWKDKMKLALDVARGLLYLHEECDVRIIHCNINPRKILIDEAWTAKITDFGFARLSKRGHSRTKIGDGTSRYLAPEWQKEDASVSVKADVYSFGVVLLEIICRKRSIDMNNISSADEIPLSTWVYQCFASGQLNKLITHNENDMDWKILERMVKVGLWCVQDHQSLRPAMKNVILMLEGLKDIPVPPSAARLLE, encoded by the coding sequence TTCTGGCCATTTTGCTTTTGGGTTTTACCCCAAAGGTAATGGTTTTGCTGTTGGAATATGGTTGGTTAATCCATCTGAAAACACAACCACTGTTGTGTGGACTGCTAACCGTGATGCTCCAGCAGTCTCCTCTAAATCTATGTTGAATTTGACAGAGCAAGGTCTGCTTCTTCAAAATGGAAACAGAGATTCAGCTATGAATAAAGACTTGAGAGATGATTCAGAGGAGAATTTGGTCTCTAAGGCATCTATGCATGATTCTGGCAACTTTGTGCTTTATGATGAGAATTCTACAGTTATATGGCAAAGCTTTGATCACCCAACAGACACCATATTAGGAGGTCAGAGTTTGACTGCTGCTGATGATTATTTAATCTCTAGTGTGTCCGAATCAGACCATTCTAGTGGACGTTTCTATCTTGGGGTGCAAGGTGATAGAAGTGTTGCTGCTTACCCTTTTTACAGCTTCAGAAGTGATGAGGATGCTTACTGGGATTCAAACACTTCGCATCAGATGTACGGACAACAGCTCAGTCTTGACATTAAAGGCTTTCTTTGTGTAAATGCTGCAATTTGTGATCCTTTAAATCGAGTTTACCCTTATAGTTCTTGTACACCTGAATCTCCTGATCATCATAGTCAATGTTTCAACCATACCAATAAGCCTAGAAAGAAGTCAAACAACGCAACTTCAATCTACCGTGCAACACTTGACGTAGATGGAAACTTGAGATTGTATGAACACCAATTTCATTTTGAAGGCAACAATAGCTCTCGTGTGGTAATGTTGTGGAAAGCACTTAATGAGACATGTTTAGTGAAGGGGTTTTGTGGGTTGAACAGTTATTGCACTTCCAACATCAGCAGTGATGCTGTCTGCAAGTGTTATCCTGGTTTCATCCTTTCCGAGACCAAAAGTAATCCTAAATTGCCTATGGACTGCGTACAGAAACATAGCAAAGATGACTGTGAAAGCAGCGAAGGCACGGCGTTATATAATTATACTAACTTTAAGAATATGTCTTGGGGTGATATTCCATATTCTGTTATACCTGTGATGAACATGAAAACTTGTGAGCAGGCTTGCCAAGAAGATTGTGTTTGCGGGGGAGCAATATATACAAACACTAGCTGCAATAAATATAGGCTTCCACTTATTTATGGCAGGGTTCAAAATGATTCTTCCACCGTGTCTGTGGCCCTATTAAAGATTCGTTCTTCAACAACTGCCATTATTTCACCTCCAACCTCAAACAACACCAATGTGCCTAAGCCCGAGGTTGTTGTTGAAAGCAAGAGGAATCTGATAATGATCCTATCTCTTACTTTGGGCGTCGTTGCATTAATTTGTTTGGTCTTTGCAGTGTCCGTTTTCTTCACTTATAGGCGTCAAGTTAATAGGTACGCAATGTTGTCTGAAAGTGAAAAACTTGAATTTACTGAAGAATGTTCCCTGcgttcattttcttttgacgAACTTGAAAAATCAACTGGGGGATTTTCAGAAGAGATAGGGAGAGGATCATTTGGAGTTGTTTATAAAGGTAAAAGGGGCAACAATAACAAGAGTATTGCTGTGAAGAGACTGGAGGAGAGAATTACTGATGAAGGGGAGAGGGAGTTCCAAGCTGAAATTACTGCCATTGCTCGAACTCATCATAGGAATTTGGTTAAGCTTGTTGGTTTTTGTATAGAAGGATCAAAGAAGCTCCTTGTTTATGAATTTGTCAGCAAAGGATCTCTTGCAAATCTCCTCTTTGAAGGGGAAACGAGACTATCTTGGAAAGACAAAATGAAACTTGCATTGGATGTGGCTAGAGGTCTTTTGTATCTACACGAAGAGTGTGATGTCCGAATCATCCATTGCAATATAAATCCTCGAAAAATACTTATAGACGAAGCATGGACCGCAAAAATAACTGATTTTGGATTCGCAAGGTTATCAAAGAGGGGCCATTCAAGAACCAAAATAGGGGATGGTACAAGCAGGTACTTGGCACCTGAATGGCAGAAGGAGGACGCATCAGTATCAGTAAAAGCTGACGTTTATAGTTTTGGGGTGGTACTATTGGAGATTATTTGCCGCAAAAGAAGTATAGATATGAATAATATTTCCTCGGCCGATGAAATCCCTCTTTCCACCTGGGTGTATCAATGTTTTGCATCAGGACAATTGAACAAGCTAATCACacataatgaaaatgatatgGATTGGAAGATATTGGAAAGAATGGTGAAAGTCGGGTTGTGGTGTGTGCAAGACCACCAATCTCTCCGTCCTGCAATGAAGAATGTAATCTTGATGTTGGAAGGTTTGAAAGATATTCCAGTTCCTCCCTCTGCAGCTCGCTTGCTTGAGTAG
- the LOC11446639 gene encoding G-type lectin S-receptor-like serine/threonine-protein kinase LECRK1 yields MVMDASYTATFTFLLFMFLPLSNTGAQTQSQLLERIAPGSSLSPGSSDYKSMWFSPSGQFAFGFYSQGNNGFAIGIWLVGKNKMNNTIVWTANRDDPPVTSTVKLQFTMKGTIILTDQQGQQKLIVNANTRASSASMLDSGNFVLYDNHNISSIIWQSFDHPTDTLLESQSLPCGGQLSSSLSETNHSTGRFQLNMQVDGNLVLYPAYTTKTGWDSYWTSDTVSANVKHHLYLNSTGLLQIWNDSSDSSRITTLRNTEEDQQNTGNQTIYRATLDFDGVFRLYAYHVNNGSNIIMGSWPGKNPCYVKGFCGYNSFCTFDDDKPVCNCLPGYKLIDANEDTLGCERNYSTSECRGDKYGVAFYNMVPMTNLVWNDHPYFKDDDMSSEEECLFACLIDCNCWAAIYEEGRCKKQGLPLRYVKRTHEADDFTTAFLKVGNNSIQSSKGYERPFAYPIKTTSNKAIVHIIVVTSLFSIMSCSTIVISIHYMYKIRVLKYKRLTETVNFGGQNADLALRRFTYNELRRATNNFKEELGKGAFGKVYKGALNKGKRLIAVKRLEKVVEDGEREFQAEVRSIGKTHHRNLVRLLGFCHEGSKRLLVYEYMSNGSLEKLLFGDQRRPDWDERVRMALDIARGISYLHEECEAPIIHCDIKPQNILMDEFWTAKISDFGLAKLLMPDQTRTFTVVRGTRGYMAPEWNMNVPISLKADVYSYGIMLFEILCCRRNLDVNVLEPEEILLSGWAYKCLVAGQVNNLVPWEVIDNNVMENMVKVALWCIQDDPFLRPTMKGVVLMLEGVTDIAIPPCPDSGYA; encoded by the coding sequence ATGGTCATGGATGCCTCCTATACTGCAACTTTCACCTTCCTTCTGTTCATGTTCTTACCATTATCTAATACTGGAGCTCAAACACAATCACAACTATTAGAGCGGATAGCACCGGGTTCCTCACTTTCCCCCGGTAGCAGTGATTACAAATCTATGTGGTTTTCTCCTTCTGGCCAATTCGCTTTTGGCTTTTATTCACAAGGCAACAATGGCTTTGCTATTGGAATTTGGTTGGTTGGCAAGAATAAGATGAACAACACAATAGTATGGACTGCAAACCGTGATGACCCTCCAGTAACCTCAACTGTAAAGCTACAATTTACCATGAAGGGTACAATAATACTAACAGATCAACAGGGACAACAGAAGCTTATTGTTAATGCTAATACAAGAGCTTCCTCGGCCTCCATGCTTGATTCTGGGAACTTTGTACTATATGACAACCATAATATTTCCAGCATCATATGGCAGAGTTTCGATCACCCGACTGATACTTTATTGGAGAGTCAATCTCTGCCTTGTGGAGGCCAACTGTCCTCTAGTTTATCAGAGACCAATCACTCAACCGGAAGGTTTCAACTCAACATGCAGGTTGATGGAAATCTTGTTCTGTACCCAGCATACACAACAAAAACAGGTTGGGATTCTTATTGGACCTCTGATACTGTTAGTGCCAATGTCAAACATCATCTTTACCTTAACAGTACAGGTTTACTGCAGATCTGGAATGACAGCAGTGATTCTAGCCGTATTACCACTTTGCGTAATACTGAAGAAGACCAACAGAACACTGGAAACCAGACTATTTATCGTGCAACTCTTGATTTTGATGGGGTTTTTAGGCTGTATGCTTATCATGTTAACAATGGAAGTAACATTATTATGGGAAGTTGGCCAGGGAAGAATCCATGCTATGTAAAGGGGTTTTGTGGCTACAACAGTTTCTGCACATTCGATGACGACAAACCAGTATGCAATTGTCTCCCGGGTTATAAACTTATAGATGCAAATGAAGATACTCTTGGCTGTGAAAGGAACTATTCAACATCAGAGTGTAGAGGTGACAAATATGGTGTGGCCTTTTATAACATGGTCCCAATGACCAATCTTGTTTGGAATGACCATCCTTATTTCAAAGATGATGATATGTCATCAGAAGAAGAATGCTTATTTGCTTGTTTGATTGATTGCAATTGTTGGGCTGCAATTTATGAAGAAGGAAGATGCAAGAAACAAGGACTTCCTTTGAGATATGTCAAACGAACACATGAAGCTGACGATTTTACCACTGCTTTCTTAAAGGTTGGAAACAACAGCATCCAAAGCTCAAAGGGGTATGAAAGACCTTTTGCTTATCCAATCAAGACTACAAGTAACAAAGCAATAGTGCATATTATTGTTGTTACCTCCTTGTTTAGCATCATGTCGTGTTCAACGATCGTTATATCCATCCATTACATGTACAAAATTCGGGTATTAAAGTATAAAAGGCTAACAGAAACTGTTAACTTTGGAGGGCAGAATGCAGATTTGGCTTTGAGAAGGTTTACATACAATGAGCTGAGAAGAGCAACAAATAATTTCAAGGAAGAGTTGGGTAAGGGTGCTTTTGGAAAAGTTTACAAAGGAGCCTTAAACAAAGGTAAGAGATTGATTGCAGTGAAGAGACTAGAGAAGGTGGTGGAAGATGGGGAAAGGGAATTTCAAGCAGAAGTGAGATCCATTGGGAAAACCCACCACAGGAACCTAGTTAGATTGCTGGGTTTTTGTCATGAGGGTTCAAAAAGGCTTTTGGTTTATGAATACATGAGCAACGGATCACTTGAAAAGCTTCTGTTTGGTGATCAAAGACGTCCAGATTGGGATGAGAGAGTAAGAATGGCACTGGACATTGCTAGAGGGATCTCGTATCTCCATGAAGAATGTGAGGCACCAATCATTCATTGTGACATAAAGCCTCAAAACATTTTGATGGATGAGTTTTGGACTGCCAAGATATCCGATTTTGGTCTTGCAAAACTTTTAATGCCGGACCAAACCAGAACTTTCACGGTTGTTAGAGGGACACGGGGCTACATGGCTCCAGAATGGAACATGAACGTGCCAATATCACTTAAGGCAGATGTTTATAGCTATGGAATAATgttgtttgaaattttatgttgCAGAAGAAACCTAGATGTTAATGTGTTGGAACCTGAGGAGATTCTTCTCTCTGGTTGGGCTTATAAGTGCCTTGTTGCGGGACAGGTGAATAATCTTGTTCCTTGGGAAGTCATTGATAATAATGTCATGGAAAATATGGTTAAAGTGGCACTTTGGTGTATCCAAGATGACCCTTTTCTCAGGCCAACGATGAAGGGTGTGGTGTTGATGTTAGAAGGAGTTACTGATATAGCAATTCCTCCTTGTCCAGATTCCGGTTATGCATAA